The following is a genomic window from Amycolatopsis sp. BJA-103.
AGGCGGACGCCTCGGCGGTCTCGATGATGCGGGTCACGATCGTGTGCGACAGCATCCTGCTGCTCTGAAAGTCCTCGTGGCAAAGGAGTCCTGCTCATGACGTCCAGTCTCACCAGCCAGACCCAGGTGGTCAGCGCGGCGAGCTTCGTGGTGGAGTTCACCGGCTCGCCCATCGGCCGGATGGCGTTCTCGGAACTCGGCGGCATCACCTCGAAGGTGGCTTCCCAGGAGTACATCTTCAGCGACGCCACCGGAAAGGTGAACCACACCAAGCAGTTCGGCAAGACCGAACCGCCGACGATCTCCGTCAAGCGCGGCCTCGACCAGGCGGGCAGCAACGCCATCCTCGCCTGGCACGCGTTCGCTCGCAGCGGCGACAACAGCGCGCGGTGTCCCGGCACGCTCACCGTCTTCGACGCGGGCGGAACCGTCCAGGCGACCTACCATCTCGAAGAAGCCTGGATCTCCGAAGTGAACATCACCAGTGTCAAGGCGGGAACTTCGGACGTCGCGATGATCGAATGCAAGATCACCTGCGCGTCGATCACCGGTGCGGGGAACCGCTGATGACGCTCGCACCCGATCTCTCGCGGGCCGAAGCGGGGCTGCGCACCGAGTATCCCTTCTGCCTGCCGCGCGGATTCGTCGACGAGCACGGTGTCCTGCACCGCGAAGGCGTCATGCGGCTCGCGACCGCGCGGGACGAGATCTCGACGCAGACCGACCCCCGGGTCCGGCAGAATCCGGCCTACCTGACCGTGCTCCTGCTCGAACGCACCGTCACCCGGCTCGGCTCACTGGCCACAGTGGACACGCTGGTGGTGGAATGCCTGTTCGCTTCGGATCTGGCTTTCCTCCAGGACCTGTACCGCCGGATCAACCAGAGCGGGCACACCGAGGTCGACGTGACCTGTCCCCAGTGCCGGCACGACTTCGCCGTCGACGTGGCCGGTGATGCGCCGGGGGGATCTTGACGTACACGGCCGACCGCCTCTGGAAGGAGGTCGTGTACGTGGCCTACTACCTGCATTGGCCGTCCGCCGAGATCCTCGACCTGGAGCACCACGTCAGGACGAAGGTCATCGGGGAGATCGGCGGCATCCACACGGAACTCGGTCCCTGAATCCCAGGAGGTGAACCATGCGCTGGCCGTTCCGGCGGAATCGCCCGCCCGGCCGGGTGCCGACGCCCCGGCGCCACTGGGCCCGGCTGCCCGTGCTCGGCACGACGGTCGCGCTCCGGCCGCCCTTGCTCAGCCCGCTTCACCGGCCGCCACCGGTCACGGGCGCGACGCCCCTCGTCCCCGATGCGGCGGTGACCGTCCTCCTGTTCCCCGAGCGCCGGGGTGGCGCGCATCGCGGCCGGATGAACGGTCTGGTCCGGCTCATCGAGCCCTTGGAAGAGCCGCCTTCCGGAGAAGTGGGGGAGACGGTCGGTCCGGCCGTCACGGCGGGGGAGACGTTCGAGCCGGAACCGCCACCGCCAGTACGGCGACGGGCGTCACCGGCTCCCGCTCCGGCACCGCGTCCGGTGCTCACCAAGGTGACGGAGGAGTCCGTCGGCGAGCCGACCGAACCGGTGCAGCCGTTTCGCAGCATCACCGAGGTCGAGCGGCTGTTCGCCGAGTACGAGGCGAACGACGTCGCCGGATTGGCGGCACTCACCGGGTTCTCTTCGGTCACCGGGCCGCCGACGACGGTTCCCGAGCCTCCACGGCCCGAGGTGCGACGGCTTCGACGCCCGACGCTGGGCCAGACACGCAGGCTCGCGCGGGCGTCGTCCGCCGGGGAACCGGGTGCGCCGGCCTCGGAGAAGGGCACGGCTTCGGTCCAGAATCGTGGCCCGGCCGAACCTCCCATGGTTCCGGGTGAAGTCCCCGAGCCCGTCGTGTTCGAACACGAGCCGCCTGCCACTCAGGATCCCGGCTTCGCTGTGCCCGTCGAGATCGCAGGTGATTTCGCCGTACCGCCGGAGGTGGTGAGCCATCCGGATGCCGGTCCGGCGGTACCGGAATCGTCGGGATGGGTGGAGCCGGTCGCCGGTCCGGTTTCAGACACCCCTGTGCCTGTCGAGGCCGCAAGCGTTCTCGCTGTGCCGCCGGAGGTGGTGAGCCGTCCAGTCGCCGGTCCGGTGATACCGGAACGGCCAGGGCGGGCGGAGCCGGTCGCTGGCTCGGATTCCGGCATCGCTGTGCCCATCGAAACCACGAGCGTTCTCGCTACGCCAACGGAAGCAGCGAGCGATGTCGCACCGGATCCCGCCTCAAGTCTGCCTGTCGAGACGGAATCGCCGAAATACGGCGACACCGCGAAGGAGACGAGTACTTCCGAGATCGTCCTGCCGCAGCCGATCCCTCAAGATGACATGCCCCACCCGGCCGTCACCACTCCGAAGTCCCTTGTGCACGAGGAAGTGAGCCCGCACGTCTACCGTGCCGCGATCGCGCCGCTGACCAGCCCGCCCCCGCTCCTCGAAGCGGACCACCCCGAACGCTCGACACTGCAGGTGCCCGAGACGATCGCCGACTCGTTCCGCGCTCAGTTCGGCGTCGACGTCGCGGATGTCTCGGTGCGGCGAGGGAAGACCGTGAGCGCGCAGGCCGCCGCGATCTCCGCGCGGGCCTTCACGACCGGCGGGGAAGTCTTCCTGCCCGACGAGGCGGGCGCGCTGGACACCGTGAACGCCCGCGGCCTGCTCGTGCACGAGCTCACCCACGTCGCGCAGCAGCGGATGCTCGGGGCGGCCATGCCACCCGAGGTCTCCGCCGACGGCGCCGAACTCGAACGCCGGGCGCTGGAGGCCGAACGCTGGGCACGCGGCGAGAACACGGCGCCCGAAGCGCTGGTACATCGGCAGGTCGCCGCCGGAGCACCGCAAGCCGCACCGCCCGAGGTGGTGCGGGCGGAGGAGAAAGCACCTGACGGCGTCGCTCCTGTCCAAGCTGAGCCGGAGCAGGGACTTTCGTGGTCGATCGACGACACGTTCCCGGACAGGGCCGTGGCCCCGGAACCCGCCGCGCCCGAGCGGACCGACGCCGACCTTCTCACCCGGCTCGACCGCATGGACGCGGCGATCACCCGCCTGGACGAGCGGGACCGGGAGGTTCCCGCGCGCGAGAACCCCGATCTTCTCGCCGACCGCCTCTACCACCGCCTCCGGCACCGGCTGCGCGGGGAACTCCTTGTCGACCGCGAGCGCCGGGGCACGCTCGCCGACCGCTGGTGAGGACGCCATGCCATCGATAGCCAAACCGGGTCTTTCGACACCGGGAAAAGCGCTGGAGATGCTGACCGGGCAGGTCAGCATGAGCCACCACTTCGTGATCCAGATCGACCACGGGCAGTACGACTTCGGCCGGTGGGCCAAGGCGTCCGGGCTGAGTGTCAGCTGGGCGAAACACGGTTACCGGCCGGGGAACACCAACGTCGAACGGTTCCAGCCAGGCGTGCCCTCCTACGGCACCATCAGCCTTTCGCGCGCCGCGTGCACCGACTCGTCCACCGTCCAGAAGTGGCTGGCCACCATCGTCCGGAGACGGCAGTTGCTCAGCGGCGCGGTCTACCTGGTCGATTTCCTCGGACTGCCGATGATCACCTGGAAACTCAAGGAGTTCTATCCGATCGGCTGGAAGATCGGCGAGTTCGACTCGGGCGGCGCCCGGCCGGTGATCGAGACGCTCGAACTCGCCCACGGCGGCTTCCTCGACGACGAGGTGCGCAAGCCATGATCCACGGGAAGATCAACTCGGCGGCCGCCGCGGCGGGCTTGAGCCCGGCCAGATCGGGGGCGAAAACGCGGGCCGACCGCTACGGCATGACCATGTGGTTCAACGTGATCGTGCCGGACCTCGACGGCTCGGCGCGGACCGGTTCGCTGGGCCTGTGGTCGGGCTGTTCGGGGCTCGACGTGCAGTTCGCCCCGGAGGGCCCGCTCGACGAGGCGGGCAGCTACGACTCGCCCCGGTACCTGCCCGGCAAGATCACCTACGGCAAGGTGACCCTGGAGCGCGCCATGACGACGGCGGGATCGCTGAAGGTCCGGCGGTGGCTGCAACAACAGGTGGCCGACTGGCTGGACGGCGGAGGCGGCCCCCGGCGGGATCGGCCGGCGATCACCGTCCAGCTGTTCAGCGGGCTGAGCCCGGAGGATCACGTCGTCCACACGTGGAAACTGCGGGACGCGATGCCCGTCTCCTGGTCCGTGCCCACGTTGTCCAGCTCCGGCGGCGGCATCGCGATCGAGAAGCTTTCGTTCGTGCACAACGGGTTCCTGGACACCGCCGCGGTCGCCGGTGGCCGCCCGACCGGGGAACGGGCACGGCTGCGGATCACGGAGGCGCAGGCCCCGGCCACCGGCGTGACGTTCCACTGCAGCCCGGCGAAGTTCAGCCTCAACCAATCACGGCAGGTGAAACTCAAAGAGGGCAAGACCTACCGCGACGGCGCGAAGGTCGTCGACGACGACGCGCTCAGCCTCAAGCTCAACGACCTCCTCCTGGAAGGAACCGACGACGTCCAGGACGGGATCACCAAACTCAAGAAATGGCTCGAACCCCTTCCCGACGGGAAACCCGTCAGCTCCGTGCCGCCGCCTATCAGCAAGGACGCCAAACCGCTCAGCTGTGGGCAGTGCGGCCAAAAACCCCCGTCGACCCGTCCGGAGGCCCGGTACGCGAACCTCACGCTCTCACTCGGTGCCGACGTCGCCTACCTGCCCAGCGCCGTCGTCCTCAAGAGCATCGACGTGAACTTCACCCGGTTCACCGCCGACGGCAAGCCCAGCCGGGCCGTCATCGGCCTGGTACTGCAGGAAAAACCCGGTACGAAGGGACGGCCGTGAGTACGCCGTGGCAGGACGACCCGGTGGCCTCGTCGATCCACATCGGACCGGCGAAGCGCCCGCTTCCGCCCGCCGTCGCGAAGTCCGTCCTGCGTGTCACCGTGGACACGCATCTGCACCTGCCGGACATGTTCGAGATCGTCGTCACCGATCGTGACGCGAGCGCGCAGGCGTTGCGGGCGCTGGCGATCGGCACGGAGGTGGCGATCGGCGGCGCGGCGCCCGGGCATCCGAACGATCCGCGTCTCCTGATGAGCGGCGAGGTGACGTCGATCGAAGCCGAGTACCACTCGACGGCGTCGATCGTCTTCCGCGGCTACGCCGAGGATCATCGACTGCAGCGGACGAAGCGGACCCGGACCTTCCTCGACATGACGGACTCGGACATCGCGCGGAAGATCGCCACCGAGGCCGGGCTGATGATCGGCGTGATCGAGCCGACGACGGTCACCCACCAGCACACCGGCCAGGTGAACCAGACCGATTGGGACTTCCTCGTCCGCCGGGCCGCGGCCATCGGCTACCAGGTCGGCGTCACCTGCGGCCGCTTCGAATTCCGCGCGGCCGCGGGCCCGAGCGAACCGGTGGTCCTGGCGCTGGGCGCGAACCTGCTGTCGTTCTCCGCCAGGGTCACCGCCGGGAACCTCGCCCCGTTCACGGAGGTCCGGATCTGGGATCCGCTCGCGGCGAGAGTGGTCAGCGAGCAGCGGTCGCCGTCCACCTCCACCGCCCGGCTGCCGGACGACGTCCCCGTTGTCGCCAGGCGCTTTTCGGGTATGGCTCCCGCTGCTCCAGCGGCGCCGGGAGGTATTCACGGACCGGCGCCGTCCGAGCAGGCGACCGTCGTCTCGGAACTGCCCTTGGGCTGGGGTGCGGCGATCAGCGCGGCCGCGAGGCAGGCGGCGGACGGTCTGTCCGAGCGGATGTCGGACACATTCGCCGAAGCCTCCGGCGAGGCTGTCGGCGATCCCTGGCTCGGCGCGGGGCGGATGGTCGAGGTCCGCGGGGTCGCCGCGACCTTCGCGGGGACCTGGCTGCTCACCCGGACGCGACACCGGTTCGAGTTCGGGTCCTACCGGACGTCGTTCGAGGTCAGCGGCCGTCAGGACCGTTCGCTGCTCGGCCTCGCCAACGGGGTCGCGGACACCGGCGAGCGGGTGCCCGGCGTGGTCTGCGGGATCGTCAGCAACATCAACGACCCGCTCCGGAAGGGCCGGGTCAAGGTGACCCTGCCGTGGCTCTCACCGCAGTACGAATCCGACTGGGCCTGCCCGGTGCAGGCGGGCGCGGGGCAGGCGAGTGGGACCGTCTTCCTGCCGGAGGTCGGCGACGAAGTGCTCGTGGGCTTCGAGTTCGGTGACATCCGGCGTCCGTACGTGCTCGGCGGGATCGTCAACGACCACAGCCAGGCCACTCTCGGCGGCGAACCCGTCCGGGTCGAGGGAGCGACGGCTTCGGTGGTGCGCCGGGGGATCGTCGCACCGTCGGGCTCCCGGCTGCTGTTCCACGACGAGGCTCCCGCGGTGTCACTGATCGAACTCGGCACCGGGGCCGCCGATCTCACGCTGCAGGTCGACCAGCAGGCGGGCACCGTCCTGCTGCGCTGCGATCCCCAGCCCGCCGCCGGCGGTGGCCCCGCCGTCGGCAAGCTGACCATCGAATGCGGCCCGGCGGGAACGATCGACCTGGTGGCCGGGCAGGGCGGAACGATCACCGTGGACGGTGGCGCGCAACTGAATCTCACCGCACAGGCCGCGATCAGCATCGAGAGCGCCGGTGTCGTCGAGATCAAGGGCAATCCGATCAAGCTGAATTGAGGTGTCCGATGAGCGACCACGGGATCGCCTTCCCGATCGGCTTCACGCCGTGGGGGACTTTCGCGGTGGCCGGGCGGGCACGCAAGGTCGAACAGGCGATGGTGCTCGTCCTGCTGACTTATCCGGGCGAGCGCGCGCACCGGCCCGATTTCGGCTGCAGGCTGCGGGATTTCGTCTTCGAGCCGGTGACCCCGGACACCGCGGCCCGGCTCGCCGCCGAGGTGCGCCGCGCGCTGGAGGTGTGGGAGGAGCGGGCCGAGGTCCTCGCGATCGACGTCACCCCGGACGAGGCCGCGCACGGCCTGCTGCACATCGCGATCGGCTACCGGCTCACCGGGTCCTCCGAGCGGCGCGAACTGGTGGTCCCGTTCTCCGTGCTGCCGGAAGACAAGGTGTCCTGATGCCACTGCCCACCCCCGATCTGGACGACCGGCGGTTCGCCGACCTGGTCGAAGACGCGATCCGCCTGGTGCGCCAGTCCTGTCCGGAATGGACGGACCGGACCGCCTCCGACCCGGGGATGACGCTGATCGAGGCGTTCGCCGCGATGACCGATCAACTGCTGGGCAGGCTGAACCGGGTCCCGGACCGGCTGCACGTGAAGTTCCTCGACCTGATCGGGCTCCGGCTGGTCCCGCCGACCCCGGCCGGGGCACCGCTGACGTTCTGGCTGTCCAGCCCCGCCAGGACGACGATGACCGTGCCGCGCGGGACGGAGGCGGGAACCGACCGCACCGAAACGGCCGAGCCGATCGTGTTCACCACCACCGAAGAGCTGACCATGCCGCCCTGCGCCGTCGAACTGCTCCGGACCAGGGACCCGGACGAGGAAGAAAGCGTCCAGCGCGCCAGCGGCGCCGGGTTTCCCGCGTTTTCCCAGCCGCCCAAGGTCGGCGACGAACTGCTGATCGGGCTCGACCACGCGGTACCCGGCTGCGCCGTGCGCCTCGACTTCGCCTGCCGGACCGAAGGACTCGGTGTCGCCCCCGCCGACCCGCCGCTCGCGTGGGAGGCGTGGACCGGCGAAGGCTGGGCCGCCTGCGAACTGGACAGCGACACGACCGGCGGGCTGAACCAGGACGGCGCCGTCGTCCTGCACCTGCCCCCGGAGCACTGCTCCGGGACGGTGGACGGCGCTCTCGCGGCTTGGCTGCGGGCCAGGGTCGTTCCGGTGGAGCACGGCGGGCCCTACTACACCGCGCCGCCGGTCATCGGACGGCTCGGCGCCGGCACGGTCGGCGGCACGGTGGAATCCCTGCACGCGGAACTGGTCTTCGGCGAGGTGCTCGGCACCGCGGCCGGCGTGGCGGGCCAGGTGTTCGAGGTCAGGTCGCGGCCGCTGCTGGGCGGGGTGGGCGCACCGGTCGTCGAGATCGGGTCGGACGACGGGTGGCAGGAGTGGACCGAGGTACCCGACTTCGCCGACAGCGGGCCCGGCGACCGGCACTTCCGCCTCGACGCCGTGCTCGGCGAGGTCTCTTTCGGCCCGGTCGTACGGCTGCCCGACGGCGGCCTCCGATGGCACGGCGCGATCCCGGCCGAGGGGGCGGTGGTCCGGCTGAGCGGCTACGCGACCGGCGGCGGCTCGGCGGGAAACGTGGCACGGGCGGCGATCCGCGTACTCAAGTCTTCGGTGCCGTTCGTGTCCGCCGTCGAAAACCGCAAGGCGGCCCAGGGCGGTACCGAGGGGGAGACCCTCGCCGAAGCCCGCGACCGCGCCCCGCTGCTGTTGCGGAGCCGGGCGCGCGCCGTCACCGCGGAAGACTACGAAGTTCTGGCCAGGCAAGAGGTTCCGGAGGCGGCGCGGGTCCGCTGCGTGACCGCCGGGGGTGAGGACGTGCCGGGCGGGACGGTCAAGGTGCTGGTGATCCCGGCCGCCGCCCAGGAGACCGGCCGGATCGTCTTCGCCGACCTGCTCCCGCCGCCCGCCATGCTCGACAGGCTCGCCGCACGGCTCGACCACGTACGCGTCATCGGCACGACGGTGCTGGTCGAGCCGCCGCGCTACCGGGGCGTGACCGTGGTCGCCAGGCTCACCACGCTGACGCGCGCCGACCGGCGGCGGATCTCCGCGGACGCGCTCGACGGGCTGTACCGGTTCCTGAACCCGTTGCCGGGCGGCGGCCCGGACGGGCTCGGCTGGCCGTTCGGGCGCTCGGTGCGGATCGGCGACATCTACGGCGTGCTGCAGGCCGTCCGCGGGGTGGAGTTCGTCGAGGAGGTGCGCCTGTTCACCGCCGACCCGGTGACCGGCAAACGCGGCACGGAGCAGCCGAACATCACGGTGGAGCCGAACAGCCTGATCTATTCGTTCGACCACCAGGTCCGGGTGGAGGAACGCTGATGCTGATCTGCGGGAAATGCGGCCATCCGAACGCGGATCCGGACACCTTCTGCGGCGCTTGCGGGAAGTTCCTCGAATGGGACGGCAAGCGGGTCAAGGTCGAGGTCGCGCCCGCGCTCATCGAGCAGGCGGAGGAGGAGACCGCGACCAAACGCGGTCTGCTCGTCCGGATCCGGCGCGCGGCACACGAACTCGTCGGCGGGACACCGCTTCCGGACTCGAAGCCCGCGAAGAAACCCGAACCGGCCGAAGCTCCGCCAGCCGCGCCTCCCGGCCTCCCACCGGGACCGCCACCGGGAATGCCGCCCGGCATGCCTCCCGGGCTCCCGCCGGGGATGCCACCGGGCATGCCACCGGGTTTGCCTCCAGGACTTCCGCCGGGGATGCCGCCCGGGATGCCCGGCGATCCGGCCGGTCTCGTCGATTTCGCGGATCTCCCGGACGATCCGGCGGATCTGCCCGGTCCGGAACGTCATCTGGCGGCACCGGTGGTCGAAACCGAACCCCCCGAACAGAAACCCCAGCCCGACCGCCCGCGAGCGGTGACGGTCAGCCGCGTTCCGCCGAGGACCAAGCCACGGCCGGGCGACCTCATCTGCGGTGAGTGCGGCGAGGGAAACCCTGCGCACCGCAAGTTCTGCCGCCGGTGCGGGGACTCGCTCGCCACCGCCGAGGTCGCGAAACGGCCGTGGTGGCGGCGGTTGCTGCCCCGGCGCCGGGTGCGGAAGGCGGGCAGCCGTCCGTCGAGACCGGGCGACGGCCGGGGACGGCGGGCCCTTTCGCTCGCCGCGCGGCGGATCCGCGCCGCGATCGGGGTCGTGATCCTCGTCGGTGGTCTGGTGGTGGGGCTCTACCCGCCGTTGCGCACCGCCGCGCTGCACCAGGTGGACCGGCTCAGGCAATGGGTGCTCGACACCGCGGAAACGGCACTGGGCCCGGTTCGCCCGTCCACTGTGGACGGTCCAGGTGGGTCGCCGGACCATCCGCCCAAAGCCGCTTTCGACACGTTCAAGAACACCTACTGGGCGACGACCTGGGACGCCCGGAAACGACCCTCGCTGGTGATCAAGCTGAACGGCCCTGTCGCGTTGCGCAAGGTCATCGTGACCAGTGGCGCGAGCGACGCCTTCGCCGCGCACGGCCGTCCCGCGTCCCTCGAGTTCTCGTACTCGAACGAGAAGTCCGACATCGTCTCGGTGCGCGACAGCCCGCAGCCCCAGGAACTCGCCCTCACCAACGCCGTCGGGGTGACCGGGCTGAAGATCACCGTGTCGGCGGTGCACGCGGCGCAGGACGCCAAGGACGTGGCGGTCGCCGAGGTCGAGCTGTTCGGTATCGGTGGCTGACGGCAAGGGAGGAAGGTCATGCGAGGTACCCCGTCCGGGCTCGGGACCCCGAGCCCGCTGGGCGAGATCCTGCCCGCGGTGTTCCAGGACGACGTGACGGTGATGATGCTGACCGCCGCGCTCGACCGGGTGCTGGCGCCGGTGTTCGCGGTGCTCGACTGCCTGCCCGGCTACCTCGATCCGGCGCTGGCGCCGGAGGACTTCCTGGACTGGCTGGCGGGCTGGGTCGGCGCCGAACTGGCACCGTCCTGGCCGCTGGGCAGGCGCCGCGCCGTCGTCGCCGCGGCCGCCGGCCTGCACCGGGCTCGAGGGACGGTCGCCGGGCTGCGCGCGGATCTGGAGACGGCGACCGGTGGCCGGGTCGAGATCACCGACAGCGGCGGGGTGGAGTGGTCACTGACCCCGACGACGCCCGAGCCGGACCGGGCGCCCGAGCTGACGGTCGTCGTCGAGGGCGGTTCCCTGGACCTGGCGGCGGTCGAAGCGCTTGTCGCGGCCGCGAAGCCCGCGCACGTCCACCATCACGTCACGGTCACCGCCGCGAAGTGAAGTTCGGCGGCTGGTAGGTGCCCGGCTGGACCAGCAGGGGAGCTTCCGCGGACAGCGGCAGACCCGGAACGGCCGCCACCACCCGCCGGTCGCCGATGTCCGTGTACGCCGGCACGAGCACCGGCGCGCCGAACGCCCCGTCCGCGCCGGTGCGCACGGTGGTGGTGAACCCGCCGAAGGCCACGGTGACGTCGTGCGCGGCGGGGAATCCGGAACCGGCCAATTGGACGACGCGCCGGGGTCTCGCCACGGCAGGCGACAAGCTGACCGCGGGCGCGATCCCTGCGTCTTGAAGCGGCACGAGAAGCGAGAGTTCGGGCGGTGCGGCCTGGATGAGCAGCGCCCCGATCCGCTGTCCCGCGCCGCGCGGTGAGGCCGTGACCTCGATGGTGCACGTGGCGCCGGGCGCGAGCACCGCCGGTGCGCAGGTCGTCGCCGTGATGGCGAAGTCCTCGGCGGAGAACCGGGGACCGGCGGCGATCGAAACCCGCTCGACGGTGATCGGGACACCGCCGGTGATCCCGACGCGCACGAGCCGCGACCCGGCGGGGGACAACGCGAGGACCGGCTCGCCGAAGACGACGGACGGCGGATCCACGGTGAGCCCGCCCCGCGGCGGTCCGGCGCCTCCGGTCAGGGCGATCGCGACCGGCGCACCGCCCGCCGTGACGACCAGCGCGGCGTCTTTCCGGCCGGGCGCCACAGGCCGGAAGGAGATCGTGACGAGGCAGGTTCCGGTCGTATGCAGAACCGCGCCCGCACAGGTCTCCGCCGTCGAGACCACGAAGTCCCCGGCCGATGGCCCGGCCAGGGCCACGCTGTCCACCTTCAGCGGCCCGAAACCGTTGTGGCGTACGGTGATCGTCCGCTCCGCCGACTCGCCCACGGTGACCGTCCCGTAGTCGGTGGCGTCTCCGGAGACGGTCGGACGAAAGGCACGCGCGAACACGGAACCCGCGCAGCAGCCCGGCACGAGGTCGTCGGCGGCGGAGGCGAAGACGGTCACCGAGCCGTCGCTCGACAACGCGGGTCCCGTGCTCGGCCCGTTCGCGGGGCAGGTGCCGCAGGGGCCCGCGGACGGCGAGGCCAGCTCGGCGTCCAGACGGGGGAGACCCGCCTGTTCTCTCGCCGTGTCCACGGTCAGGTCTCGCACTAGGACCGCCGTCGACGTCAGGAAGGTGAGGTATCTGCCGTCGCCGGAAAGGGCGGGTTCGGCGCTGTCCGTGGCGGCGCCGCTCGCGTCGCGGCTGGCGACGAAGACGCGCGACGGCGAGTTCCGGTCGGCCACGACCACCTGGCCGGTCCCGTCCGGTTCCCGGTGCTCGAACGCGATCAGCCTCCCGTTCCCGGACACCGAGGGACGCCGGGCGCGCCCGGAGAACGCGCCGGAGTCGACGCGGCCGGTCTTCGCGCCGCCGACGTCGTGGACCCACACCGAAGTGGCCCGGTCCTCGCAGTCCTCGCACGAAGCCCGGCCGAAAACGACCTGAGTGCCGTCGGCGGACACCCTGGGGCGATCTTCGGTCCCGACCGTGGCCTCGGGCGCCAGTCGCCGGTAGGTCGTCGGATCGGGTGGTGCGAGTGCACCCGAGGAGTCCT
Proteins encoded in this region:
- a CDS encoding NADase-type glycan-binding domain-containing protein; translation: MLICGKCGHPNADPDTFCGACGKFLEWDGKRVKVEVAPALIEQAEEETATKRGLLVRIRRAAHELVGGTPLPDSKPAKKPEPAEAPPAAPPGLPPGPPPGMPPGMPPGLPPGMPPGMPPGLPPGLPPGMPPGMPGDPAGLVDFADLPDDPADLPGPERHLAAPVVETEPPEQKPQPDRPRAVTVSRVPPRTKPRPGDLICGECGEGNPAHRKFCRRCGDSLATAEVAKRPWWRRLLPRRRVRKAGSRPSRPGDGRGRRALSLAARRIRAAIGVVILVGGLVVGLYPPLRTAALHQVDRLRQWVLDTAETALGPVRPSTVDGPGGSPDHPPKAAFDTFKNTYWATTWDARKRPSLVIKLNGPVALRKVIVTSGASDAFAAHGRPASLEFSYSNEKSDIVSVRDSPQPQELALTNAVGVTGLKITVSAVHAAQDAKDVAVAEVELFGIGG
- a CDS encoding phage tail protein, which produces MRGTPSGLGTPSPLGEILPAVFQDDVTVMMLTAALDRVLAPVFAVLDCLPGYLDPALAPEDFLDWLAGWVGAELAPSWPLGRRRAVVAAAAGLHRARGTVAGLRADLETATGGRVEITDSGGVEWSLTPTTPEPDRAPELTVVVEGGSLDLAAVEALVAAAKPAHVHHHVTVTAAK
- a CDS encoding choice-of-anchor D domain-containing protein; the encoded protein is MGIRRFATLAVAVTVLTGEVTAWGDTSPGGTEVVSVAQDGTAGTGLDPDISGNARYVAFSSTAPLDPLAAPSGLSTVYVRDRSAPGRTMLISRGYPIEAFTLSAVAAPWEAPANGSSGSASISADGRYVAFATEATNIADGYVGYGRHIVVADRDPDGDGSYDEPRADGGMDYGFVSLGVPNETRNDRPSLSGDGATIAWKETDSEGTRVVVARLAKDSSGALAPPDPTTYRRLAPEATVGTEDRPRVSADGTQVVFGRASCEDCEDRATSVWVHDVGGAKTGRVDSGAFSGRARRPSVSGNGRLIAFEHREPDGTGQVVVADRNSPSRVFVASRDASGAATDSAEPALSGDGRYLTFLTSTAVLVRDLTVDTAREQAGLPRLDAELASPSAGPCGTCPANGPSTGPALSSDGSVTVFASAADDLVPGCCAGSVFARAFRPTVSGDATDYGTVTVGESAERTITVRHNGFGPLKVDSVALAGPSAGDFVVSTAETCAGAVLHTTGTCLVTISFRPVAPGRKDAALVVTAGGAPVAIALTGGAGPPRGGLTVDPPSVVFGEPVLALSPAGSRLVRVGITGGVPITVERVSIAAGPRFSAEDFAITATTCAPAVLAPGATCTIEVTASPRGAGQRIGALLIQAAPPELSLLVPLQDAGIAPAVSLSPAVARPRRVVQLAGSGFPAAHDVTVAFGGFTTTVRTGADGAFGAPVLVPAYTDIGDRRVVAAVPGLPLSAEAPLLVQPGTYQPPNFTSRR